One segment of Salvia splendens isolate huo1 chromosome 20, SspV2, whole genome shotgun sequence DNA contains the following:
- the LOC121782934 gene encoding protein S-acyltransferase 8-like has protein sequence MAKRVYQVWKGNNIFFLNGRLIFGPDARSLLVTLLLLIAPVVIFCVFVARHLRHHFSSYNAGYAIIVAAIVFTIHVLVLLFLTSSRDPGIVPRNSHPPEEEFRYDTSASVEVGGRQTPSLQFPRTKEVMVNGLPIRVKYCDTCMLYRPPRCSHCSICNNCVERFDHHCPWVGQCIGMRNYRYFFCFVSSAALLCIYVFSISAFYIKVLMDDHKGTVWTAMKESPVSVILMGYCFISLWFVGGLTGFHLYLISTNQTTYENFRYRSDNRINVYDRGCLNNFSEVFCTMVKPSKNNFRALVQEESQRPPMPLSRDNAEPEEPGDGRRMKVEDDLDIGGDLLKISQRHNIEDIEADIRSRGSDVPHHNSSEGDSVLGSDRRPPGVQSEPTRRASWGRSGSWEIGNEGNFANSKEALQSV, from the exons ATCTTTTTCCTGAATGGGAGGTTGATTTTTGGCCCGGATGCAAGATCACTGCTTGTCACCTTATTGTTGCTCATTGCCCCTGTCGTTATCTTTTGTGTTTTTGTTGCAAGGCATCTTCGTCATCATTTCTCGTCCTACAATGCAGGATATGCAATCATTGTTGCTGCTATAGTCTTCACCATTCAT GTTCTAGTTTTGTTGTTTCTAACCTCATCCCGAGATCCTGGGATTGTGCCACGTAATTCACACCCTCCAGAAGAAGAATTTCGTTATGATACTTCTGCGTCAGTGGAGGTTGGTGGACGGCAGACACCAAGCCTCCAGTTCCCTCGAACCAAAGAAGTAATGGTCAATGGACTCCCTATCAGAGTAAAATATTGTGATACCTGTATGCTATATCGTCCTCCTCGTTGCTCACACTGCTCGATTTGCAATAATTGTGTGGAGCGTTTTGATCATCACTGCCCTTGGGTAGGCCAGTGCATAGGAATG CGAAACTACCGTTATTTCTTCTGTTTCGTTTCCTCGGCAGCCCTTCTTTGCATCTATGTGTTTTCAATATCAGCTTTCTATATCAAGGTTTTGATGGATGATCATAAAGGTACTGTGTGGACGGCAATGAAAGAATCTCCTGTATCTGTGATTCTGATGGGTTACTGTTTCATATCCTTATGGTTTGTTGGTGGGCTGACTGGATTTCACCTTTATCTAATAAGCACAAATCAG ACAACCTATGAGAATTTCCGCTACAGATCTGACAACAGGATCAATGTCTATGATCGTGGTTGCTTAAACAACTTTTCCGAAGTATTTTGTACAATGGTGAAGCCATCAAAGAACAACTTCCGAGCTTTGGTGCAGGAGGAATCCCAGAGGCCACCTATGCCCCTTTCAAGGGACAATGCTGAACCAGAGGAACCTGGAGATGGCCGACGTATGAAGGTGGAAGATGATTTAGACATTGGTGGAGATCTTTTGAAGATCTCACAGCGTCATAACATTGAAGACATTGAAGCAGACATTCGTAGTAGAGGGAGCGACGTGCCCCATCACAATTCATCTGAAGGAGATTCCGTGTTGGGTTCTGACAGACGGCCCCCTGGCGTGCAATCAGAACCAACACGGCGCGCAAGTTGGGGGCGAAGTGGGAGCTGGGAAATCGGCAACGAGGGAAACTTTGCCAATTCGAAAGAAGCATTGCAGTCAGTGTGA